From the genome of Candidatus Methylopumilus turicensis, one region includes:
- the lptB gene encoding LPS export ABC transporter ATP-binding protein: MTELIVQNLRKKYKARTVVQDISLHIKSGEVVGLLGPNGAGKTTSFYMIVGLVPSDDGRIILNSKDISRLPIHQRARMGISYLPQEPSVFRKLSAADNVRAVLELKKITPGALETRLDELMEEMHISHIRDNLAISLSGGERRRVEIARCLATDPKFILLDEPFAGIDPIAVLDIQKTIKFLAAKNIGVLITDHNVRETLGICDRAYIVNEGRVFASGTSAEIIENQDVRAVYLGKDFRL; encoded by the coding sequence ATGACCGAGTTAATTGTTCAAAATTTACGCAAGAAATACAAAGCACGCACTGTCGTACAAGACATCTCGCTACACATTAAAAGTGGAGAAGTTGTAGGCTTGCTAGGGCCTAATGGTGCCGGTAAAACAACCAGCTTTTACATGATTGTTGGCTTAGTCCCCTCTGACGATGGGCGCATTATTCTAAATAGTAAAGACATTAGCCGTTTACCCATTCACCAGCGTGCAAGAATGGGAATTTCTTATTTACCCCAAGAGCCCTCTGTATTCAGAAAGTTAAGTGCAGCAGATAATGTGCGTGCTGTATTGGAGTTAAAGAAGATTACACCTGGTGCACTAGAGACGCGGCTTGATGAACTCATGGAGGAGATGCATATCTCTCATATACGTGACAACTTAGCCATCAGTTTGTCTGGCGGGGAGCGGCGTCGCGTTGAGATTGCACGTTGCTTAGCTACTGACCCAAAATTCATTTTATTGGATGAACCCTTTGCGGGTATTGACCCAATTGCCGTGCTGGACATTCAAAAAACCATCAAATTTTTAGCGGCCAAAAACATTGGTGTGCTGATTACCGACCATAACGTTCGAGAAACATTGGGTATCTGTGATCGCGCATATATTGTGAATGAGGGGCGTGTTTTTGCCTCTGGCACTTCTGCAGAAATTATTGAAAACCAAGACGTGAGAGCAGTCTATTTAGGGAAAGATTTTCGTCTTTAA
- the lptA gene encoding lipopolysaccharide transport periplasmic protein LptA, with protein MMLRHFFLYCLIALFVTPAWAEKADKDKPIEIEADTVTVNDAKKISVYTGNVIVTQGTLLIKADKLVVREDESGFQHSSSYGNPTTFKQKREGKDEYMEGSAQRIEYDGRMDKVQLYSKAWVKRANDIVHGDYIMYDANAEYSEVIGGGSKSATPATPTGRVKAIIQPKSKPAQDNQ; from the coding sequence ATGATGCTGCGTCATTTTTTTCTCTACTGCCTGATTGCCTTGTTTGTCACACCCGCTTGGGCTGAAAAGGCGGACAAAGACAAACCAATTGAAATTGAAGCAGATACTGTGACGGTGAATGATGCCAAGAAAATTAGCGTTTACACTGGGAATGTGATTGTTACACAGGGGACATTACTCATCAAAGCAGACAAGTTAGTGGTGCGTGAAGACGAGTCCGGCTTTCAACACAGCTCCTCTTACGGCAATCCTACGACGTTTAAACAAAAGCGTGAAGGAAAAGATGAGTACATGGAAGGCTCTGCACAACGTATCGAATATGATGGTCGGATGGATAAAGTCCAGCTTTACTCCAAAGCATGGGTAAAACGTGCCAACGATATCGTGCATGGCGACTACATTATGTATGACGCTAATGCCGAATACTCTGAAGTCATTGGCGGCGGATCAAAGTCTGCCACACCAGCAACGCCAACGGGTCGTGTAAAGGCAATTATTCAACCTAAAAGTAAACCAGCGCAAGATAATCAATAA
- the lptC gene encoding LPS export ABC transporter periplasmic protein LptC, whose protein sequence is MNGRNTIIFPLVVLSVLAFITFWINSTVQSDTKRIDGSHRHDVDYFVENFVTTKTDVNGNLRHMLAAVEMRHYPDDDTTELIRPRFTQFGQNKPYTQIEAQRGFISANGEEVVFKDKVIIVRQAFEGRGEMRLKTDYLKILPKTEYATTDSDVVITQDPKTIIHGTGMIYDKDGKNFTLQKRVRVHYEKPHVKSTLSVLPKDESSAKVNPKEVTNKTTSNNKANNVNKTSTSSRKSNRDNKKN, encoded by the coding sequence ATGAATGGACGAAACACGATTATTTTTCCACTGGTTGTATTGAGTGTGCTCGCATTCATTACTTTTTGGATTAATAGTACCGTCCAATCTGACACCAAAAGAATCGACGGTAGTCATCGTCACGATGTTGATTACTTTGTAGAAAACTTTGTCACGACAAAAACTGACGTCAATGGCAATCTCCGCCACATGCTTGCAGCGGTTGAAATGCGACATTATCCCGATGATGATACGACAGAACTGATCAGACCTCGCTTCACGCAATTCGGGCAAAACAAACCTTACACGCAAATCGAAGCGCAACGAGGGTTTATCTCTGCCAATGGTGAAGAAGTGGTGTTTAAAGATAAGGTTATTATTGTTAGACAAGCATTTGAGGGGCGTGGTGAGATGCGCTTAAAAACAGACTATTTGAAAATTTTACCTAAAACTGAGTACGCGACTACTGACAGTGATGTTGTGATTACCCAAGATCCTAAAACGATCATTCATGGCACTGGAATGATTTATGATAAAGATGGCAAAAACTTTACATTGCAAAAAAGAGTCCGTGTCCATTATGAAAAGCCCCATGTCAAATCAACGCTTTCAGTATTGCCTAAAGACGAATCAAGCGCTAAGGTAAACCCCAAGGAAGTGACAAATAAAACAACCTCAAATAACAAGGCAAATAATGTCAACAAAACTTCAACCTCATCGCGAAAATCAAATCGCGATAACAAGAAAAACTGA
- a CDS encoding KdsC family phosphatase, whose translation MTNGGLMLGDDGLEYKNFHSQDGLGLKLLHNTGLKMAIVTGRTSNVVTKRAENIKITHIYQGVEDKLEAFNEILKDLNVTAEECMFMGDDVIDLPPMRRAGLAVTVPHAMPLVKEYAHYITTREAGHGAVRELCELLMKAQGTFDGQMAKFLK comes from the coding sequence ATGACCAATGGCGGCCTCATGCTCGGGGATGATGGCTTGGAATACAAAAACTTCCACTCGCAAGATGGTTTAGGTTTAAAGCTTCTTCACAATACGGGTCTTAAGATGGCCATTGTGACAGGTCGAACTTCTAACGTGGTCACTAAGCGCGCTGAAAACATCAAAATCACGCACATTTACCAAGGTGTTGAAGATAAATTAGAAGCGTTTAATGAGATTCTGAAAGACTTAAACGTCACGGCTGAAGAATGTATGTTCATGGGGGATGATGTGATTGATCTACCACCAATGCGCCGGGCTGGATTAGCGGTGACCGTTCCACACGCCATGCCATTGGTAAAAGAATATGCGCATTACATTACCACTCGTGAAGCTGGACATGGGGCAGTGCGTGAGCTTTGCGAATTGCTCATGAAAGCGCAAGGAACGTTTGACGGCCAAATGGCAAAGTTCCTTAAATAA
- a CDS encoding KpsF/GutQ family sugar-phosphate isomerase, with the protein MEKSSLQKSSANKTPIELAKTVLLIEANAVEALAQKLDDNFTQAVSLILQCQGRVVVSGMGKSGHIGNKIAATLASTGTPAFFMHPAEASHGDLGMITKDDVVIALSNSGESDELLTILPLLKRMGTKIISMTGKNNSTLARQGDVHLDAEVAVEACPLGLAPTASTTAMLALGDALALAVLDQRGFSAEDFARSHPGGSIGRKLFIRIQDVMRTGDAIPSIHIQASLKDALIEMSRKGLGMTAVVDNQNKVVGIFTDGDLRRAFENGVDVNQTVIRDVMHANPQNIHPEQLAVEAVEIMEQRKITALLVVNQQGDLLGALNMHDLLIAKVV; encoded by the coding sequence ATGGAAAAATCATCATTACAAAAATCAAGCGCCAACAAAACGCCTATCGAGCTAGCAAAAACAGTGCTGTTAATCGAAGCAAATGCGGTTGAAGCACTTGCACAAAAGCTAGACGACAACTTCACTCAGGCAGTAAGCCTTATTTTACAATGCCAAGGCCGGGTTGTGGTGAGTGGTATGGGAAAATCTGGCCATATTGGCAATAAAATTGCAGCCACATTAGCAAGCACTGGCACACCCGCTTTTTTTATGCACCCTGCGGAAGCAAGCCACGGTGATTTAGGCATGATTACTAAAGACGATGTTGTGATCGCGCTCTCCAACTCTGGCGAGAGTGATGAACTTCTCACTATTTTGCCATTGCTTAAACGCATGGGCACAAAAATCATCAGCATGACCGGCAAAAATAATTCAACACTTGCAAGACAAGGTGACGTGCATTTAGATGCAGAAGTTGCCGTTGAAGCTTGCCCACTTGGCTTAGCACCAACAGCCAGCACCACTGCAATGCTAGCACTAGGTGATGCACTTGCTTTAGCGGTGCTAGATCAACGTGGATTTTCAGCAGAAGATTTTGCACGCTCCCATCCAGGCGGCAGTATCGGCCGTAAGCTTTTCATCCGCATTCAAGACGTTATGCGAACGGGTGACGCGATTCCTAGCATACACATTCAAGCCAGCTTAAAAGATGCGCTGATTGAAATGTCTCGCAAAGGACTAGGCATGACTGCTGTTGTGGATAATCAAAACAAAGTGGTGGGGATATTCACCGATGGCGATTTACGTCGCGCCTTTGAAAATGGCGTTGACGTTAATCAAACGGTGATTCGCGATGTGATGCATGCAAATCCGCAAAATATCCACCCAGAACAGCTTGCTGTAGAGGCTGTTGAAATCATGGAGCAAAGAAAAATTACTGCCTTGTTGGTCGTAAACCAACAAGGTGACTTATTAGGTGCATTAAATATGCACGATTTACTGATCGCAAAGGTGGTTTAA